A single region of the Eublepharis macularius isolate TG4126 chromosome 14, MPM_Emac_v1.0, whole genome shotgun sequence genome encodes:
- the FAM166A gene encoding protein FAM166A, which produces MTASQRCNFFPREPYYVPGYAGFYPQIRYQVGKTYGRTTCQLLTDPEIQRSPCSVLAPLTKPKFIEDFSQRRIPAYEMMDQYQNYIPGYTGHAPYQGHFPLPDIEPRPPMPRDGLPHALQSSPNANLTQLVEQRKYSPCHPGIRLSCGPGWRQFAASAGTQLVSEQGDRKMICHPDIPLVCGQEETRGPCHTDAALSCGQGWKSVPFVTGTDQPTRIEAVPLPRVTETVDVSRFGRTPKLDMPNLIQRKAISGYTGFVPRFTWIMGVNYLKGVKDAMNEFDCNQEKMRCPLYSFGKRLPRTYWPNTKIYSSQGLIPFYTGFVPTIRHNYALTFGNSTRKAYYDELLRRQQAA; this is translated from the exons ATGACAGCGTCTCAGAGGTGTAATTTCTTTCCCCGAGAACCATACTACGTTCCTGG GTATGCAGGGTTTTACCCTCAGATTCGTTATCAGGTTGGAAAGACATATGGCAGAACAACCTGCCAACTCCTGACAGACCCTGAGATCCAAAGAAGTCCTTGCTCAGTGCTGGCGCCACTGACCAAGCCAAAGTTCATCGAGGATTTCAGCCAAAGGAGGATCCCTGCATATGAGATGATGGATCAGTACCAAAATTACATCCCTGGATATACAG GCCATGCTCCCTATCAAGGTCACTTTCCTCTTCCAGACATAGAACCCAGGCCCCCCATGCCAAGGGATGGGCTCCCACATGCCCTGCAGTCCTCACCCAATGCCAATTTGACGCAGCTGGTTGAACAGAGAAAATACTCTCCCTGCCACCCTGGCATCAGGCTGTCATGTGGACCAGGATGGAGGCAATTTGCAGCCTCTGCTGGCACACAGCTGGTATCAGAGCAGGGCGACCGGAAAATGATTTGCCACCCTGATATTCCACTGGTGTGCGGGCAGGAGGAGACCCGGGGGCCTTGCCACACAGACGCTGCTTTATCGTGTGGCCAGGGCTGGAAGAGTGTCCCTTTTGTCACTGGAACGGATCAG CCAACCAGGATTGAAGCAGTGCCTCTTCCACGGGTGACAGAGACAGTAGATGTGAGCCGATTTGGACGGACCCCCAAGCTAGATATGCCCAACCTCATCCAGCGCAAAGCCATCTCAG gATACACTGGCTTCGTCCCCCGGTTCACCTGGATTATGGGCGTCAACTACCTGAAGGGAGTCAAAGATGCTATGAATGAGTTTGATTGTAATCAG GAAAAGATGAGATGCCCGCTGTACAGCTTTGGCAAGCGATTGCCCCGCACCTATTGGCCCAATACCAAGATTTACAGCAGCCAAGGCCTGATTCCTTTCTACACTGGGTTTGTGCCAA CCATCAGGCACAACTACGCTCTAACTTTTGGAAACAGTACCCGGAAAGCTTACTACGATGAACTACTGCGGAGACAACAGGCAGCGTGA
- the TUBB4B gene encoding tubulin beta-4B chain: MREIVHLQAGQCGNQIGAKFWEVISDEHGIDPTGTYHGDSDLQLERINVYYNEATGGKYVPRAVLVDLEPGTMDSVRSGPFGQIFRPDNFVFGQSGAGNNWAKGHYTEGAELVDSVLDVVRKEAESCDCLQGFQLTHSLGGGTGSGMGTLLISKIREEYPDRIMNTFSVVPSPKVSDTVVEPYNATLSVHQLVENTDETYCIDNEALYDICFRTLKLTTPTYGDLNHLVSATMSGVTTCLRFPGQLNADLRKLAVNMVPFPRLHFFMPGFAPLTSRGSQQYRALTVPELTQQMFDAKNMMAACDPRHGRYLTVAAVFRGRMSMKEVDEQMLNVQNKNSSYFVEWIPNNVKTAVCDIPPRGLKMSATFIGNSTAIQELFKRISEQFTAMFRRKAFLHWYTGEGMDEMEFTEAESNMNDLVSEYQQYQDATAEEEGEFEEEAEEEAA; encoded by the exons ATGAGAGAGATCGTGCATTTGCAGGCTGGCCAGTGCGGCAATCAGATCGGTGCTAAG TTCTGGGAGGTGATCTCGGACGAACATGGCATCGACCCCACCGGCACCTATCATGGTGACAGCGACCTGCAGCTCGAGCGAATCAACGTCTATTATAACGAGGCCACTG GCGGCAAGTATGTCCCTCGAGCTGTGCTGGTGGATCTGGAGCCCGGGACCATGGATTCAGTGCGCTCTGGTCCTTTTGGGCAGATCTTCCGCCCAGATAACTTTGTCTTCG GGCAAAGTGGAGCAGGCAACAACTGGGCCAAGGGCCACTACACAGAAGGTGCCGAACTGGTTGATTCAGTGCTTGATGTTGTAAGGAAAGAAGCAGAAAGCTGTGACTGTCTCCAGGGTTTCCAGCTCACACATTCCCTTGGGGGTGGCACTGGCTCTGGCATGGGCACCCTTTTAATCAGCAAGATCCGCGAAGAGTATCCAGACCGAATTATGAACACTTTCAGCGTGGTCCCCTCTCCCAAAGTGTCGGACACTGTGGTAGAGCCCTACAATGCCACTCTTTCGGTGCACCAGCTAGTAGAGAACACAGATGAAACCTACTGCATTGACAACGAAGCCCTCTATGATATTTGCTTCAGAACCCTCAAGCTAACAACTCCCACCTATGGCGACCTGAACCACTTGGTGTCAGCCACCATGAGTGGAGTGACCACTTGCCTGCGTTTCCCAGGGCAGCTGAATGCTGACCTGCGCAAACTGGCAGTCAACATGGTCCCCTTCCCCCGGCTGCATTTCTTCATGCCTGGCTTTGCCCCGCTCACCAGCCGTGGGAGCCAGCAGTACCGTGCCCTAACAGTGCCAGAGCTCACACAACAAATGTTTGATGCCAAGAATATGATGGCAGCTTGCGACCCGCGTCACGGGCGCTATCTCACAGTGGCTGCTGTCTTTAGGGGGCGCATGTCCATGAAAGAGGTGGATGAGCAGATGCTGAATGTGCAGAACAAGAACAGCAGCTACTTCGTGGAGTGGATCCCCAATAATGTGAAAACAGCTGTCTGTGACATCCCTCCCCGGGGCCTGAAAATGTCTGCCACCTTCATTGGTAACAGCACCGCTATCCAGGAGCTGTTTAAGCGCATCTCAGAGCAGTTCACAGCCATGTTCCGCCGAAAGGCCTTCTTGCACTGGTACACCGGGGAAGGCATGGATGAGATGGAGTTTACAGAGGCTGAAAGCAACATGAACGACCTGGTATCAGAGTATCAGCAGTACCAGGATGCTACAGCTGAGGAGGAGGGCGAGTTTGAAGAGgaagcagaggaggaggcagcctAA